A single window of Archangium gephyra DNA harbors:
- a CDS encoding SDR family oxidoreductase translates to MSGIKGKVVVITGASSGIGEAAARLLARSGAQVVLGARRTDKLEKLVGAINSEGGSARYRPLDVTRREDVEAFVEFARATFGRVDVIINNAGVMPLSALEELKVDEWDRMIDVNIRGVLHGIAAGLPLMKKQGRGQFINVSSIGGHRVSPTAAVYCATKFAVNAISEGLRLEAGSGIRVTVISPGVTESELADSISDAAARERMKEFRRIAIPADAVARAILYAIEQPDDVDVSEVIVRPTANKN, encoded by the coding sequence ATGTCTGGAATCAAGGGAAAGGTCGTCGTCATCACCGGAGCGAGCAGCGGCATTGGCGAGGCGGCGGCCCGCTTGCTGGCCCGGAGTGGCGCGCAGGTGGTCCTAGGCGCCCGGCGCACCGACAAGCTCGAGAAGCTCGTGGGCGCCATCAACTCCGAGGGGGGCTCGGCCCGTTACCGGCCGCTGGATGTGACGCGCCGGGAGGACGTGGAGGCGTTCGTCGAGTTCGCGCGGGCCACGTTCGGCCGTGTGGATGTGATCATCAACAACGCGGGTGTCATGCCGCTGTCCGCCCTGGAGGAGCTGAAGGTCGATGAGTGGGACCGGATGATCGACGTGAACATCCGGGGCGTGCTGCATGGCATCGCCGCGGGGCTGCCCCTGATGAAGAAGCAGGGGCGTGGGCAGTTCATCAATGTCTCCTCCATCGGAGGGCATCGGGTTTCTCCCACGGCGGCCGTGTACTGCGCGACCAAGTTCGCCGTGAACGCCATCTCCGAGGGGCTTCGCCTGGAAGCGGGGAGCGGCATCCGCGTGACGGTGATCTCTCCGGGAGTCACCGAGTCGGAGCTCGCCGACAGCATCTCGGATGCAGCGGCGCGCGAGCGGATGAAGGAGTTCCGCCGGATCGCGATTCCCGCCGACGCGGTCGCCCGGGCCATCCTCTATGCCATCGAGCAGCCGGACGACGTCGATGTCAGCGAGGTCATCGTGCGGCCGACCGCCAACAAGAACTGA
- a CDS encoding ELWxxDGT repeat protein — MRYWRALPALLALATGCAVPLEDETPAGDETSSLESSVTWEPCTVTARLLEDIHPGAPGSEPEGLVRGEDGLFFTADDGVSGRELWVSSGTGDAGTFRVKDIRPGLDSAEPNELTVAGGRIFFTADDGVHGRELWVSDGTSAGTFLVKDIHASPLELGPSGLVEFGGRVYFAADDGVNGRELWVSDGTAAGTFLVEDLYPGGDVFDPESPGSSSPRRMTRTPNAFYFVANVGRDVKLWRSVGVRGAIPVFEAPEDNVVFSMTPVGGELLFFLVDNDEGEASLWVTRGTPRSTRELRFFHGAYPHDLTALNGRLYFSAGRARGGLEGEPAGEELWVSDGTERGTRLLKDIHRGAGDSRPGSLTVMDRRLFFAADDGRRGRELWVSDGTERGTRLVKELEPGAPGSSPTELTAIQDTLFFSAETAERGREAWVSDGTPGHTRALTQLAPGPTGSNPSGFIRSGWDVFFSADDGEHGRELWALPFRPKDRCGR, encoded by the coding sequence ATGAGATACTGGAGAGCCCTTCCGGCCCTGCTGGCACTCGCCACGGGCTGCGCCGTTCCCCTCGAGGACGAAACCCCCGCGGGCGACGAGACCTCCTCGCTGGAATCGAGCGTCACCTGGGAGCCCTGCACGGTCACGGCCCGGCTGCTCGAGGACATCCACCCCGGCGCGCCCGGCTCGGAGCCGGAGGGGCTGGTGCGAGGAGAGGACGGACTCTTCTTCACCGCGGATGACGGGGTGTCCGGCCGTGAGCTGTGGGTGAGCAGCGGCACGGGGGACGCGGGCACCTTCCGGGTGAAGGACATCCGCCCGGGGCTCGACAGCGCCGAGCCCAACGAGCTCACCGTGGCGGGCGGCAGGATCTTCTTCACCGCGGACGACGGGGTGCACGGCCGCGAGCTGTGGGTGAGCGATGGCACCAGCGCGGGCACCTTCCTGGTGAAGGACATCCACGCCTCCCCGTTGGAGCTCGGCCCGAGCGGGCTGGTGGAGTTCGGCGGGCGGGTCTACTTCGCCGCGGATGACGGGGTGAACGGGCGCGAGCTGTGGGTGAGCGACGGCACGGCCGCGGGCACCTTCCTGGTGGAGGACCTGTACCCGGGCGGAGACGTGTTCGATCCGGAGAGTCCAGGCTCGTCCAGCCCGCGCCGCATGACGCGCACGCCGAATGCCTTCTATTTCGTGGCCAACGTGGGCCGTGACGTGAAGCTGTGGCGCAGCGTGGGCGTGCGAGGCGCCATCCCGGTCTTCGAGGCCCCCGAGGACAACGTCGTCTTCAGCATGACGCCGGTGGGCGGCGAGCTGCTGTTCTTCCTCGTGGACAATGACGAGGGCGAGGCGAGCCTGTGGGTGACGCGGGGGACGCCCCGGAGCACGCGGGAGCTGCGCTTCTTCCACGGGGCCTACCCGCATGACCTGACGGCGTTGAACGGGAGGCTCTACTTCAGCGCCGGGAGGGCGAGGGGCGGGCTGGAGGGAGAGCCTGCGGGCGAGGAGCTGTGGGTGAGCGATGGAACGGAGCGGGGCACCCGGCTGCTCAAGGACATCCACCGGGGCGCGGGAGATTCGCGGCCGGGCTCGCTGACGGTGATGGACCGCAGGCTCTTCTTCGCGGCGGACGATGGAAGGCGCGGGCGCGAGCTGTGGGTGAGCGATGGAACGGAGCGCGGCACGCGCCTCGTCAAGGAGCTCGAGCCGGGTGCACCGGGCTCGTCGCCCACGGAGCTGACGGCCATCCAGGACACGCTCTTCTTCAGCGCGGAGACGGCGGAGAGGGGCCGGGAGGCCTGGGTGAGCGACGGCACGCCGGGCCACACGCGGGCGCTCACGCAGTTGGCCCCGGGGCCCACGGGCTCCAATCCGAGCGGCTTCATCCGCTCCGGCTGGGACGTCTTCTTCAGCGCGGATGACGGCGAGCATGGCCGCGAGCTGTGGGCCCTGCCCTTCCGGCCCAAGGACCGCTGCGGCCGGTAG
- a CDS encoding Kelch repeat-containing protein — MKTTRLSLLLAGLASLAVGCQPETGTPPPQASGATLKTHEAALATPVGTWTSNASSLVAHAGGHTATLLNGPGNVLVVDGSDAEVYNPYTNAWRRTASPPNAHMLHTATELPSGKVLVMGGHAGTWGEWTSNAELYDPATETWSTTASMLTPRGNHTATLLDSGKVLVLGGNRPIRSEAPEAEVYDPETSTWSSVSAGLLLPRSRTALTVLYSGKVLVTGGYLWAHSGTATSEVHLYDPATNSLSPAGNLARARHGHAALRLYSGNVLIVGGIDGGNTVELYDPYTNQWSLGPPFPYDMTPLFSATMLYSGEVLVTDAIGQAALYDPSTNTWIPTTNMKQGRSSPTATLLHTGEVLMVGGNSGSPRSVERFTR, encoded by the coding sequence ATGAAAACGACCCGTTTGTCGTTGTTGCTGGCGGGCCTGGCATCCCTGGCCGTTGGATGCCAACCCGAAACCGGAACGCCGCCCCCGCAGGCGTCTGGTGCCACGCTGAAGACCCACGAGGCCGCGCTGGCCACCCCCGTCGGTACCTGGACGAGCAATGCCTCCTCCCTGGTCGCGCACGCGGGAGGCCACACGGCCACCCTGCTCAACGGCCCGGGCAACGTGCTGGTGGTCGATGGCAGCGATGCGGAAGTCTACAACCCGTACACGAACGCCTGGCGGCGCACGGCCTCTCCGCCCAACGCCCACATGCTCCACACCGCGACGGAGCTCCCCTCGGGCAAGGTGCTGGTGATGGGCGGCCATGCCGGAACCTGGGGAGAGTGGACCTCGAACGCGGAGCTGTACGACCCGGCCACGGAGACGTGGAGCACCACGGCCTCCATGCTCACGCCCCGCGGCAATCACACCGCCACGCTGCTCGACTCGGGCAAGGTGCTGGTGCTGGGCGGCAACAGGCCCATCCGCTCGGAAGCGCCGGAAGCGGAGGTGTATGACCCGGAGACGAGCACGTGGAGCAGTGTCTCGGCGGGCCTCCTCCTCCCGCGCAGCCGCACCGCCCTGACGGTGCTCTACTCGGGCAAGGTGCTGGTGACCGGCGGCTACCTGTGGGCGCACTCCGGCACCGCCACCTCCGAGGTCCACCTCTATGACCCGGCCACGAACTCCCTGTCGCCCGCCGGCAACCTGGCCCGGGCCCGCCACGGCCACGCCGCCCTCCGGCTCTACTCGGGCAACGTGCTGATCGTCGGCGGCATCGACGGCGGCAACACGGTGGAGCTCTACGATCCGTACACCAACCAGTGGTCCCTCGGCCCGCCCTTCCCCTACGACATGACGCCGCTCTTCTCCGCGACGATGCTCTACTCGGGCGAGGTGCTGGTGACGGACGCCATCGGCCAGGCGGCGCTGTATGACCCCTCGACGAACACGTGGATTCCCACCACGAACATGAAGCAGGGCCGCTCTTCCCCGACGGCCACCCTGCTCCACACCGGCGAAGTGCTGATGGTGGGCGGAAACAGCGGCAGCCCCCGCTCCGTGGAGCGCTTCACCCGCTGA
- a CDS encoding SDR family NAD(P)-dependent oxidoreductase, with product MDLQLKGRAALVTGSSRGIGRAIVTALAREGARVCLSARGAEGLAQAAAELRASGAEVVTVVGDVATPEGAAAAVDAAVRAFGALDVLVNNVGGSGGAGAFDVATAAQWKDVVDRNLMAAVWCSQHAVEGMKARGGGCIVHINSIYGREYGTSAPYTAAKAGLMALTKEMALDLARHRIRVNGVAPGSVLFPGGSWDRRRQAQPEKVEKMVREELPWGRFGTPEEVADVVVFLCSERARWVTGATVPVDGGQGRAF from the coding sequence ATGGACTTGCAACTGAAGGGCAGGGCGGCACTCGTCACGGGCAGCAGCCGGGGCATCGGCCGGGCCATCGTCACGGCGCTGGCGCGCGAGGGGGCGCGGGTGTGTCTGAGTGCGCGGGGCGCGGAGGGACTGGCGCAGGCGGCGGCGGAGCTGAGGGCGTCCGGGGCCGAGGTGGTCACCGTGGTGGGTGATGTGGCCACACCCGAGGGCGCGGCGGCGGCGGTGGACGCGGCGGTGCGGGCCTTCGGGGCGCTGGACGTGCTCGTCAACAACGTGGGCGGCAGCGGGGGCGCGGGAGCCTTCGACGTGGCCACGGCCGCGCAGTGGAAGGACGTGGTGGACCGCAACCTCATGGCGGCCGTGTGGTGCAGCCAGCACGCGGTGGAGGGGATGAAGGCGCGGGGCGGCGGCTGCATCGTGCACATCAACTCCATCTACGGCCGCGAGTACGGCACCAGCGCGCCCTACACGGCGGCGAAGGCGGGCCTGATGGCGCTCACCAAGGAGATGGCGTTGGACCTGGCGCGCCACCGCATCCGCGTCAACGGGGTGGCGCCGGGCTCCGTCCTCTTTCCCGGGGGAAGCTGGGACCGGCGGCGGCAGGCGCAGCCGGAGAAGGTGGAGAAGATGGTGCGCGAGGAGCTGCCCTGGGGCCGTTTCGGCACGCCCGAGGAGGTGGCGGACGTGGTCGTCTTCCTGTGCTCGGAGCGGGCGCGCTGGGTGACGGGGGCCACCGTGCCGGTGGATGGTGGACAGGGCCGTGCCTTCTGA
- a CDS encoding double-CXXCG motif protein, whose amino-acid sequence MSARSCPTIAAELGDEETPMKFFIVKEDGAPIYTGVITGTHKWRIPGVDTCAACGVTWGNNSRAYPSVDLSPVASLADFVEPRAEPIEEYERLCELVRPFLPPGALLEPGTNLGPIVGTALGRFGQLVTSYPQWLLVQREALEKLQAEGLQGLKAIPAQLRFRQRNAPELLELELLPVGRAYPDCLPTEREPSCPRCGRFGLSLPKDLLLDAATLPNQLDVFRLEDLSTVIVCTERFAKACKRLKLDGVVFDPVPVSRLKKRASIK is encoded by the coding sequence ATGAGCGCCCGCTCGTGCCCTACTATTGCGGCTGAGCTCGGCGACGAGGAAACACCGATGAAGTTCTTCATTGTCAAAGAAGACGGAGCGCCTATCTACACGGGGGTCATTACCGGCACCCACAAGTGGAGAATTCCGGGTGTCGACACCTGCGCTGCCTGCGGTGTCACTTGGGGTAACAACTCCAGAGCCTACCCCTCCGTGGATCTGTCCCCCGTGGCCTCGCTCGCTGATTTCGTAGAACCCCGGGCCGAGCCCATCGAAGAGTACGAGCGGTTGTGTGAGCTGGTACGCCCATTCCTGCCTCCGGGCGCCCTGCTGGAACCGGGCACGAATCTGGGCCCCATCGTGGGCACGGCCCTGGGCCGATTCGGGCAGCTCGTGACGTCCTATCCCCAGTGGCTGCTGGTTCAGCGCGAGGCCCTCGAGAAGCTCCAGGCCGAAGGTCTGCAAGGACTCAAGGCCATCCCCGCTCAACTGCGCTTTCGCCAGCGCAACGCACCCGAGCTTCTCGAGCTGGAGCTCCTCCCCGTGGGCCGCGCGTACCCGGACTGTCTGCCCACGGAGCGAGAACCTTCCTGCCCTCGCTGCGGCCGCTTTGGCCTCAGCCTTCCCAAGGACCTTCTGCTAGATGCGGCCACCCTCCCCAATCAGCTGGACGTTTTCCGCCTGGAGGACTTATCCACGGTCATCGTCTGCACCGAACGCTTCGCCAAGGCCTGCAAGCGTCTGAAATTGGATGGCGTCGTCTTCGACCCCGTGCCTGTCTCCCGGCTCAAGAAGCGCGCCTCGATCAAGTGA
- a CDS encoding TIGR02269 family lipoprotein, producing the protein MSVPHLKAWLALLCVGLSACATSTSAVREEEEPLDTVASWEEARADPSCLVPLCDEEHCALWRCQDVVEVEDPPVLLAWANGARLPLPAPNPSRWWGRPLVAPLGTEPVFEIPWHNWNIRGRYAALALRPPCIPAREPMEKHHIFPQELAEWFKGKNIKIHAFTLRLPKSFHGWLHSGGPKGGQWNAAWRQFQQDNFAAPTALIWQFAFELMSRFGVHERPLVPYYCG; encoded by the coding sequence ATGAGCGTCCCGCACCTCAAAGCATGGCTCGCGCTGCTCTGCGTGGGGCTGAGTGCCTGTGCCACCTCGACCTCCGCCGTGCGCGAGGAGGAAGAGCCGCTGGACACGGTGGCCTCCTGGGAGGAGGCCCGAGCGGACCCGAGCTGCCTGGTGCCACTGTGCGACGAGGAGCACTGTGCTCTGTGGCGATGCCAGGACGTGGTGGAGGTGGAGGACCCTCCAGTCCTGCTGGCCTGGGCCAACGGTGCTCGCCTCCCGCTTCCGGCCCCCAACCCCAGCCGTTGGTGGGGGCGTCCCCTGGTCGCGCCCCTGGGCACGGAGCCCGTCTTCGAGATCCCCTGGCACAACTGGAACATCCGCGGCCGTTACGCGGCCCTGGCACTCCGTCCTCCGTGCATCCCCGCACGGGAGCCCATGGAGAAGCACCACATCTTCCCGCAGGAGTTGGCGGAATGGTTCAAGGGCAAGAACATCAAGATTCACGCCTTCACCCTTCGCCTTCCCAAGAGCTTTCATGGGTGGCTGCACAGTGGCGGGCCCAAAGGCGGCCAGTGGAACGCGGCCTGGCGGCAATTCCAGCAGGACAACTTCGCTGCGCCTACAGCGCTCATCTGGCAGTTCGCGTTCGAGCTGATGTCTCGATTTGGAGTCCATGAGCGCCCGCTCGTGCCCTACTATTGCGGCTGA
- a CDS encoding glycoside hydrolase family 15 protein, with amino-acid sequence MSRPIEDYALIGDTHTAALVGRDGSIDWLCLPRFDSGACFSALLGEPEHGRWLLTPARDTPLRVRRRYRPETLVLETELSTDEGVVRLVDCMPPRDRVPDVLRVVEGVKGQVHMRMELIIRFDYGAVVPWVMKEDGALHAVAGPDALILHTPVALHGKGLTTVAEFTVSEGQRIPFVLRWHPSNEPPPPALEVETAVADTETWWREWSSRCTYGQGPWREAVHTSLMVLKALTYAPTGGIVAAATTSLPERLGGVRNWDYRFCWLRDATFTLYALMLGGFRDEAVAWRDWLLRSVAGDPAKLQIMYGVAGERRLTESSLEWLPGYEHSLPVRTGNAAVHQFQLDVFGELMDALHQARRVGIPTDRRDWKLTQVLMDWLESGWKRPDEGIWEVRGPKQHFTHSKVMAWVAFDRAVRAVEGFGLEGPVERWRRIRDTIHAEVRERAWDSRLGAFTQAYGSGSLDASLLLMPLVGFLPPGDPRMVGTVSAIERELMHGGLVRRYHSGTTGDGLPAGEGVFLACSFWLADNYVLQGRLDEARTLFHRLLDLRNDVGLLSEEYDPEEKRLLGNFPQAFSHVGIVNTAFNLTEHRTSPAEHRQSFNGEK; translated from the coding sequence ATGTCCCGGCCCATCGAGGACTACGCCCTCATTGGAGACACCCACACGGCGGCGCTGGTGGGGAGGGACGGCTCCATCGACTGGCTGTGCCTGCCCCGCTTCGACTCGGGCGCCTGCTTCTCGGCCCTGCTCGGCGAGCCGGAGCACGGCCGCTGGCTGCTGACCCCCGCCAGGGACACACCGCTCCGGGTGCGGCGGCGCTACCGGCCGGAGACGCTCGTCCTGGAGACGGAGCTCTCCACGGACGAGGGCGTGGTGCGGCTGGTGGACTGCATGCCGCCGAGAGACCGCGTCCCGGACGTGCTGCGGGTGGTGGAGGGAGTGAAGGGCCAGGTGCACATGCGGATGGAGCTCATCATCCGCTTCGACTACGGCGCGGTGGTGCCCTGGGTGATGAAGGAGGACGGGGCGCTGCACGCGGTGGCCGGGCCGGACGCGCTCATCCTGCACACGCCCGTGGCGTTGCACGGCAAGGGCCTCACCACGGTGGCGGAGTTCACCGTGTCCGAGGGCCAGCGCATCCCCTTCGTCCTGCGCTGGCACCCGTCCAACGAGCCCCCACCGCCCGCGCTGGAAGTCGAGACCGCGGTGGCGGACACCGAGACCTGGTGGCGGGAGTGGTCGAGCCGTTGCACCTACGGACAGGGTCCCTGGCGCGAGGCCGTCCACACCTCGTTGATGGTGCTCAAGGCCCTCACCTACGCACCCACGGGAGGAATCGTGGCGGCGGCCACCACGTCGCTGCCCGAGCGGCTCGGCGGCGTGCGCAACTGGGACTACCGCTTCTGCTGGCTACGGGACGCCACCTTCACCCTGTATGCGCTGATGCTCGGCGGCTTCCGGGACGAGGCCGTGGCCTGGCGGGACTGGCTGCTGCGCTCGGTGGCGGGAGACCCGGCGAAGCTTCAAATCATGTATGGCGTCGCGGGCGAGCGCCGCCTCACTGAATCCTCGCTGGAATGGCTGCCAGGGTATGAGCACTCGCTGCCGGTGCGGACGGGCAACGCCGCCGTCCATCAATTCCAGTTGGATGTCTTTGGCGAGCTGATGGATGCGTTGCACCAAGCGCGCCGCGTGGGGATTCCCACGGACCGGCGGGACTGGAAGCTGACGCAGGTGTTGATGGACTGGCTGGAGTCCGGGTGGAAGCGTCCGGACGAGGGCATCTGGGAGGTGCGAGGCCCGAAGCAACACTTCACGCACTCGAAGGTCATGGCGTGGGTGGCGTTCGACCGGGCGGTGAGGGCGGTGGAGGGCTTCGGGCTGGAAGGGCCGGTGGAGCGCTGGCGGCGGATTCGAGACACCATCCACGCGGAGGTGCGCGAGCGTGCCTGGGATTCGCGGCTGGGCGCCTTCACGCAGGCGTATGGCTCGGGGAGCCTGGACGCGAGCCTGCTGTTGATGCCGCTGGTGGGCTTCCTTCCACCTGGGGACCCGCGGATGGTGGGCACCGTGAGCGCCATCGAGCGGGAGCTGATGCACGGGGGACTGGTGCGGCGCTACCACTCCGGCACGACGGGAGACGGGCTGCCTGCGGGCGAGGGCGTGTTCCTCGCCTGTTCCTTCTGGCTGGCGGACAACTACGTGCTGCAGGGGCGCCTGGACGAAGCCCGGACGCTCTTCCACCGGCTGCTGGACCTGCGCAACGACGTGGGGCTGCTGTCCGAGGAGTACGACCCCGAGGAGAAGCGCCTGCTGGGCAACTTCCCCCAGGCCTTCTCCCACGTGGGAATCGTCAACACGGCCTTCAACCTCACCGAGCACCGCACCAGCCCGGCCGAGCACCGGCAGAGCTTCAACGGGGAGAAGTGA
- a CDS encoding class I SAM-dependent methyltransferase, translating to MLGDAFLLLHTDLPREGPGSDECTREALRRLRPLLPPSPRVLDLGCGPGRQTLVLAKELGTPIIAVDSHEPFLKRLEAEAAAQGLGHLVRTRRADFAALEDAPGSVDLIWSEGAIYVLGWGAGLRRWHPVLREGGLLAASEATWLSDSPPSEAADFWREAYPRMGTIASNSATAREAGFEVLDTFVLPAPAWWDEYYHPLEARMASLRERARGDADLATAIAETEREIELYTRYGTSYGYVFYLLRARGQGGR from the coding sequence ATGCTCGGTGACGCCTTCCTGCTGCTGCACACGGACCTGCCTCGCGAAGGACCTGGGAGTGATGAATGCACCCGCGAGGCGCTCCGCCGCTTGCGTCCGCTCCTTCCTCCTTCTCCCCGGGTGCTCGACCTGGGGTGTGGCCCTGGCCGGCAGACGCTCGTGCTGGCGAAGGAACTTGGGACTCCCATCATCGCCGTGGACTCGCACGAGCCCTTCCTGAAGCGGTTGGAGGCCGAGGCGGCGGCCCAGGGACTCGGCCACCTGGTGCGCACGCGGCGCGCGGACTTCGCGGCGCTCGAGGATGCCCCGGGCAGCGTGGACCTCATCTGGTCCGAGGGCGCCATCTACGTCCTGGGCTGGGGCGCGGGGTTGCGCCGGTGGCACCCGGTGCTTCGCGAGGGAGGCCTGCTGGCCGCCAGCGAGGCGACATGGCTCTCCGACTCGCCGCCCTCCGAGGCCGCGGACTTCTGGCGTGAGGCCTACCCGCGCATGGGCACCATCGCCTCCAACAGCGCCACGGCGCGCGAGGCCGGCTTCGAGGTGCTGGACACCTTCGTGCTGCCGGCTCCGGCGTGGTGGGACGAGTACTACCACCCGCTCGAGGCGCGCATGGCCTCCCTGCGCGAGCGCGCCCGGGGGGACGCGGACCTCGCCACCGCCATCGCCGAGACGGAGCGGGAGATCGAGCTCTACACCCGCTACGGCACCTCCTACGGCTACGTCTTCTACCTGCTGCGGGCCCGGGGCCAGGGCGGGCGGTGA